The genomic region GCCAGGGCTCACCGCGTACCGTCACCGACGCCGGCTGGTCGGCGGTGCCGACCCGCAACGTCAGCGCCTGCGGTGACCCGGCCCGCCGGGTCCACAGACCGGATCGCACACCGCCGGCGATGTCCACGATCTCGGCAGGGCTCGGCGCGAGTGCCAGGCGTACCCCCTGCTCCGCCTCGACCTGGGCGGCGATGGCCGATTGGACGGCCTTCTTCGTCGTGGTGAAGGCGGCCTCGCGCTCCGCGTCCTGCTTCTCCTGCGCGGACTGGTTGAGCAGGAAGCCGACGAACGACAGCGCCGTGCCGACCAGCAGGATCGGCTGGTGAGCGAGCAGGGCGGCCCCACCGAATCCCCCGGCCGCCGCGAGGATCCCCGCCGCCGCGGGACCGCGCGCCATTGTCGTTCGCACCGGCATGGTCACCCCGGTGGTGGGGATGACCGGAACGCGGGCGAAGGCGCTGTCGAAGTCGATCCGAGCATCAGGGGCCCGGACGAGCCGCCGCGCCCCGGCGGGCAGGGGCGTCCACCGCAACTCGTCGCCGCCGATCTGGACGACGCTTGTCGACGACACGGGGATCGTGTGGGTGACCGCGCCGCCGTCGACGAACGTGCCGTTGCTCGATCCGCCATCCGTGATGGTGGCCGTGCCGTCCGGCGACACCTCCAGCAGGGCGTGCGTGCGGCGGGAGACGTCGGCGTCGCGCAGCGGCAGGGCCGCGCCTGAGCTGCGAGCTATCGGGTGGGTTCCGGGCCGCAGCGCGACGGCCAGGCCCGCGTCCGGGCCGGCAACCACATCGAGTACGCCCACCGCGCCGTCCGTGACGAGGCGACCGGCCGGGCCGGGGCCGCCCACGCTGAGCACCGAGCCGGCCAGCAGTGGGGTGTCGGCCAGGCGCGCGGCCGGGTCCAGCGCGACGGCACCGGCGAAGCAGCGGCGGCCCGTGGCCGGAATGGGCAGCACGGCCAGCAGGGATCGCACACTTGTGGCAGGCGTCGCGGTGATCTCGACGTCGTGCGTCGCCCCGGTGTCGACGTCCCGCACTGTCATTCGCAGGATCATGTCCGAACCTTCACGAGCCGTACGTCCACAGCCGAAGCCCCTCGGCGCCGCCGAGGGCCACGGTCTCGCCGCGCGGGGCCATTGCCACCACGTCGGACGGCAGGATGTCGGAGTCCAGGAAGCCCTCCTTGTACCTGTGCGCTGTCCGGGCAACCGTGGTGTGCCAGATCCGCACCTCTCCCTCTTCGGCCGTGACGAAGAGGTCCCCCGGCCCGAAGGCTGTCGCGTCGGGAGGGCGCGACCCTCCGTCCAGGATCGCCACGACGTTGCCGGAGCCGGAGGCCCGGATCACCGTCTCCCCGTCGGACCTGATGTCCACCCACGGCGCGATGGGTCCAGTGATCCGGGCGGCGCTGCGGCCGCTGGCGGCCTCCCAGGCCCGCACCGCCCCCTTCCCATCGAGGCCCACGAGGACGCGTCCGTCCGGAGTGAAGCGGATCATCTCGATGTCCACCTCCCCCGCCGACAGGGTGACCGGCTTGCTCAGCGCGGCCATCGGCCAGACCTTGACGTCACCGGATCCAACGGCCGCGATGCTGTCCCCGGTCGGCGAGAACAGCACGCGCGTGACCGTGTCGTACTCGCCGACGACGAGGGTCGCCCTGACCTGCTGATCGGCGACGTCCCAGAGCTTGACGGCGCCGTCACGCCCGCCGCTGGCGAGGGTTTTCCCGTCGGGGCTGAAGGCGAGCACCGTGACTTCCTCGCGGTGCCCCGCGGCGACGGCCTTCGTCTTCCCCGTCGCCACATCCCAGAACGTGATCGCGAACGTCCCGGCGTCCGCGCTGGCGAGCGTGGCGCCGTCCGGGCTGAACGCCACCGCGCTCACCGCGTCGTCGTCGAGCGTCTCCATCGTGGAATTGCGCTGGTGCAGGACCAGGTGGCCGCACAGGATGACGCCGGCCAGCAGCGTGAACCACAGCAGCGCCCGTGGTCGCCGTTGGCCGAACGGTCGAAAGGCCCGCGCGGACCAGGGCGGCACCTCCCGGGACCGATCGACGCGGACGTGGTCAGGGACGACCGCGTCCAGTCTGGTCGCCATGGTCGCGGGGCCGAGGCCGATGTCTCCGACGATCCACGTCGGCCCGCGGCCGCCCTGCTCCGGGGGAGCCTGAAAGATCTTCCCTGGCGTCGGCCCGGGCGTCGGCGCACGTGCCGACAGCTCGATTCCCAGTCTGGAACCGCCTGTCGACGACGCTGCGCCCGGCCAGATGGCGATGGTGGCCACGTGCTCCCAGGGCAGATCAGGCGGTGATCCGCGGGAGCCGGCAAAGTGGAGGCCGCGCGAACCGAACCCGATGGTGCCGTGCCACGGGTCCACGATGGTCTCCGCCAGACTCCACACCAGTAGCCCCAGCATGACGACGACTGCGGGTATCGACATCCACTCGGGAAGGGCGCTGGCCGTCACCAGCTCGACGAGCAGGACTACCGCCCAGAACACGAGGACGAGCAGGGCCAGCCGAGCCCACGCGTGGGCACCTCGGGTCTTTTCGGGTACCGCGACCGGGAACGTCGTCGTCTGCGCCCCGGTCGACTGTGGCGGCGACCCCGCGCTCTGCCGCTGGCGAGGTGGCGTGGACCGGTCCGGGTGCACGGTCGTGGCCTGCCGTTCCCAGGATTCGCCCACCGGGGCGGCGTCGGCATCGGCCTCGACGCTGTCCGCCGCGGGAGGGTCGGCCTCCGCGGCTGCGGCGGAGGCCGTGCTGTCCCGGCGTCCCGTCGCCCCGGCCTCGACCGGAACGGCGAGCAGGTCGCGGGCCTGCTGAACGGTGAGCCGTTGCGCCACATCCCGGATGAGCAGACCACTGATCACCGTGGCCAGTGGGTCCCCACAGGTCATGGCCGGGATGTCGTCGTAGAGGATGGCGTGCAGGGTGGCCGCGGTGGACGCCCGCTCGAAGGGCAGCTCACCGGTGACGGCCTGGGCGAGAGTCACGCCCGCCGACCAGAGATCGGCGGCGGGTGTGGGGTCGCTGCCCTGAAACAACTCCGGCGCGAGGTAACCGGTCGAGCCCATCACCCCGTGGCGGGTCAGACGTGCGTCCCCCGCGGCCTGCGCGATGCCGAAGTCGAGCAGCTTCACCGCGTCGCCGGGGAGCACCATGATGTTGCCGGGTTTGACGTCGCGGTGTACGACGCCGACCGAGTGCGCGGCGTCCAGTGCGTCCAGCATGCGTACGCCGATCGCCGTCACGCGGGCCGGCGACAACGCCCCCTCCCGATCGAGGAGATCGGCCAGCGTGGGCGCGTCCACCAGCTCCGTCACGATGTAGACGGCCTCGTCGTCGCCGCTTGCCGGCACGAGGTCGTGGATCGCCACGACCGCCGGATGGTTGATCCGCCCGGCGGTCCGCGCCTCCCGCAGCGCCCGCTCGCCGAACAGCCGCCGCTCGTCGCCGGTCAGGCCACCCGGGGCGCGGACCTCCTTGACCGCGACGACGCGCCCGATCAGCTC from Micromonospora lupini harbors:
- a CDS encoding WD40 repeat domain-containing serine/threonine protein kinase; this encodes MPDPQSAQRLVAGRYRLESVLGRGGMGVVWRATDELIGRVVAVKEVRAPGGLTGDERRLFGERALREARTAGRINHPAVVAIHDLVPASGDDEAVYIVTELVDAPTLADLLDREGALSPARVTAIGVRMLDALDAAHSVGVVHRDVKPGNIMVLPGDAVKLLDFGIAQAAGDARLTRHGVMGSTGYLAPELFQGSDPTPAADLWSAGVTLAQAVTGELPFERASTAATLHAILYDDIPAMTCGDPLATVISGLLIRDVAQRLTVQQARDLLAVPVEAGATGRRDSTASAAAAEADPPAADSVEADADAAPVGESWERQATTVHPDRSTPPRQRQSAGSPPQSTGAQTTTFPVAVPEKTRGAHAWARLALLVLVFWAVVLLVELVTASALPEWMSIPAVVVMLGLLVWSLAETIVDPWHGTIGFGSRGLHFAGSRGSPPDLPWEHVATIAIWPGAASSTGGSRLGIELSARAPTPGPTPGKIFQAPPEQGGRGPTWIVGDIGLGPATMATRLDAVVPDHVRVDRSREVPPWSARAFRPFGQRRPRALLWFTLLAGVILCGHLVLHQRNSTMETLDDDAVSAVAFSPDGATLASADAGTFAITFWDVATGKTKAVAAGHREEVTVLAFSPDGKTLASGGRDGAVKLWDVADQQVRATLVVGEYDTVTRVLFSPTGDSIAAVGSGDVKVWPMAALSKPVTLSAGEVDIEMIRFTPDGRVLVGLDGKGAVRAWEAASGRSAARITGPIAPWVDIRSDGETVIRASGSGNVVAILDGGSRPPDATAFGPGDLFVTAEEGEVRIWHTTVARTAHRYKEGFLDSDILPSDVVAMAPRGETVALGGAEGLRLWTYGS